CGGCGCGAGCCCCGCGGTGGGCATGATCTTGAGCGCGACGTCCGTGACACCCGACGACCGGCCCTCGCGAACCCGGACGGGACCGTCCTGCGGCGCGTCGGCCGGCCGGGCCGCGTACACCGTGGACCAGCCTCCGGCCCCGATCAGCTCGGTGACCACCCAGTCCCCCGCCCGGTAGCCGGGCGGGAGCAGGTCCGTGGGGTCGTGTCCCGTGGCGTCGCCCGGGCCGCCCTGCGGGGTCATCGCGGCCCCTGCCGCTCCCGCCCGCCGCCGGCCAGGGACGGCAGCAGCGCGAGGTGTTCCTCCCGTACGAGCCCGAACCGCAGCGCGAGCCCGACGATCTCCTCGCGTTTGCCGTTGCGGCGCTCGCCCTTGCCGGGTTCGTGGGCGTCCGGGACGCCGATGCGCAGCTTCTCCTCGGCGAGGTAGTCGATGTGCGAGCTGATCGCCCGGGCGGTCAGCGTGCCGCCGGTGACGTGCCCCCTCAGTCGCTCGACGATCTGGGGCGTGGTCGGGACCGCCACGCGGGACTGGTCGCGCAGGCGAGGCTCGCAGAGCGCGACGAGGACGAGGAAGTACGTGGCCGACTCGTCCAGGGAGTACGCGGTGACCGTGCGGCTGCCCCAGGGAACGCCCATCGCCTCCGGGTCCAGATAGACGTGGTCGGGCGCGAACACCTGGAAGGAGACCGTGAGGTCTCCGCGCGTGGGCAGCACCACACGCGAGAACTCGAACGGGACGGGCGCCCCGACGCGCCGCGGCGGGACCCTCAGGTACTCACCGGCCCCCTCGGGGTTCTCCACCAGATAGCAGTGGGTGGTGCTGTGGTTCGTCAGCTGCCAGTGGTCGTCGGTCGCGCGGATCTCGCCGGCGAGCCGGGAGATCGCCGCGTCGGCCAGTCGGAGTTCCACCGGGGTCGTCTCGGAGCCCCGTCCGAAGCGGGCGACCTGGCCGGGGCCGAGCCGTAACGTGACCGCGTCGGCACACGGTTCGCCGCCGTCGGCGCCACCGTTCCCCTGCGGCAGATGGACGACTACGCCGCTCACGCTCCCCCTCTTCCTCCCGTCGCGGTGCCGGACGAGCGGAACGATACTCACGAGTCAGGAGAGTTCACCGGCGCGCTTCGGCCACTTCGGGCCGGAGGGACCGCGGTGGCCGGAGGCCCGCCGGAGCGGCGCGCGGAAACCGCCGCAGTCATCCGCCCCTGGGCCCCGGCCGACACGTGCCGCGAAGAGCGTGCCCTGTGACCCAGGACACCTCCACGTCGGCGTGGGTCGGCGATTTGATGTCGTTTTCGGCCGTCTGCCGCACCGATCGGCCGAGAATTTCGCACCGAGGCGAGCGAGACGGGCTGCCGACGGCCGCGCCCGGGGGCAGCGGACCCACCCTCGCACCCGACCGCGCATGCCGTGTCACGCCCCGTGCAAGGTGGGAAAGGTCACCGCGCCCGGAGGGGACGCGTGGCGATCCGGGCCGTTCGTGACGCGATCGAACCGCCCATTCACCGACTTCACGTGGCGAGATCCGCACATGGAGCGCGGCGCGGTCCGACTCAGAGAGCGGGACTGCCCGACACGAGGGGCGCGACCCTGCGGTCGCCGAACTCCGCCCACGGTCGCCACCCGCCGCTCGGCAATGCCTGGACACGGGTCCGTACCCGGCCCTCGCCGGTGACGGCGAAGACGTGCATCCGGCCGGTGGCGTCGAGCGCCGCCGAGGGGGTGGCCGCGAGCCTGATCCCCGGTTCGCCGAACTCGCCGCCGGGATCCCAGTTCCCGCCGGGCGTGACCTG
The sequence above is a segment of the Streptomyces sp. NBC_01255 genome. Coding sequences within it:
- a CDS encoding serine/threonine protein kinase; translation: MSGVVVHLPQGNGGADGGEPCADAVTLRLGPGQVARFGRGSETTPVELRLADAAISRLAGEIRATDDHWQLTNHSTTHCYLVENPEGAGEYLRVPPRRVGAPVPFEFSRVVLPTRGDLTVSFQVFAPDHVYLDPEAMGVPWGSRTVTAYSLDESATYFLVLVALCEPRLRDQSRVAVPTTPQIVERLRGHVTGGTLTARAISSHIDYLAEEKLRIGVPDAHEPGKGERRNGKREEIVGLALRFGLVREEHLALLPSLAGGGRERQGPR